Proteins encoded by one window of Lutibacter sp. A64:
- a CDS encoding MFS transporter encodes MKLKGLRWWVVALIALATIINYIDRQSLSVLWPEIAKELYPGHTPDETKAIYALISIIFVFSYAFGQAIFGKIFDWVGTRLGFVLSIGVWSIATALHAFAQGILSFGIFRSILGISEAGNWPGAAKGNAEWFPTKERALAQGIFNSGAAIGGIISIPLIAFLAVYFSWKSIFILIGLAGLLWLIPWWILVKAPPKDHPWITDEERDYILTGQKNEDFDGDGTPDQEYNPNTKELLGHKQSWGVILASAFIDPIWWLFVFWIPIYLNEVYGMDVKSIGLYGWVPYVGAMFGAWFGGLLAQNRLKAGWNANRTRKLTITLGCLIMLPALIAMANPGEAVTAVIIMAVILFGFQTAIGNVQTLPSDLFSGKTVGTLSGFSGMAAKLTAAGLTYLVPWLTSGGNYTPAFIIGAALAILTLASVWIFIPKIEPIKRNK; translated from the coding sequence ATGAAATTAAAAGGTTTACGTTGGTGGGTTGTAGCGTTAATTGCACTTGCTACAATTATTAATTATATTGATCGTCAGTCATTAAGTGTACTGTGGCCTGAAATTGCAAAAGAATTATATCCAGGGCATACACCCGATGAAACAAAGGCAATTTATGCGCTTATTTCAATCATTTTTGTATTTTCTTATGCTTTCGGACAAGCCATTTTTGGTAAAATTTTCGACTGGGTAGGTACACGATTAGGTTTTGTGTTATCTATTGGTGTGTGGTCTATTGCAACAGCATTACACGCATTTGCTCAAGGGATATTAAGTTTTGGAATTTTTCGTTCAATATTAGGTATTTCAGAAGCAGGAAACTGGCCAGGAGCTGCCAAAGGTAATGCAGAATGGTTCCCTACTAAAGAGAGGGCACTTGCTCAAGGAATTTTTAATTCTGGAGCAGCTATTGGAGGGATTATATCTATTCCGCTAATTGCATTTTTAGCTGTATATTTTAGCTGGAAATCAATATTTATATTGATTGGTTTAGCAGGTTTACTTTGGTTAATACCATGGTGGATATTAGTAAAAGCACCACCAAAAGATCACCCTTGGATTACAGATGAGGAACGTGATTATATTTTAACAGGTCAAAAAAATGAAGATTTTGATGGAGATGGAACACCTGATCAAGAGTATAATCCTAATACAAAAGAGCTTTTAGGTCATAAACAAAGTTGGGGTGTAATATTAGCATCTGCATTTATAGATCCAATTTGGTGGCTGTTTGTTTTTTGGATACCTATTTATTTAAATGAAGTTTATGGAATGGATGTAAAATCTATTGGGCTTTATGGATGGGTACCATACGTTGGAGCTATGTTTGGAGCTTGGTTTGGTGGTCTATTAGCACAAAATAGATTAAAAGCAGGTTGGAATGCTAATAGAACACGTAAACTAACAATTACACTTGGGTGTTTAATTATGCTACCAGCATTAATTGCTATGGCAAATCCAGGAGAAGCTGTTACTGCCGTTATTATTATGGCTGTTATCTTGTTTGGTTTTCAAACAGCTATTGGTAATGTTCAAACCTTACCAAGTGACCTTTTTTCAGGAAAAACAGTTGGAACATTATCTGGATTTTCAGGAATGGCGGCAAAACTTACTGCTGCAGGTTTAACCTACTTAGTGCCTTGGTTAACTAGTGGAGGTAATTATACACCAGCTTTTATAATAGGAGCGGCTTTAGCTATTCTAACTTTAGCTAGTGTGTGGATATTTATCCCTAAAATTGAGCCAATTAAAAGAAATAAATAA
- a CDS encoding FadR/GntR family transcriptional regulator has product MKLEILTKIDHIETQNLIISKIRDYINFKNLEPGDKLPSERMMSEKFETSRNNVREAIQRLEFYGILRSIPQSGTFVANIGVTALNGIIDGVLRLEQPDFKSLVETRILLELKTSKLAALRRTDADLKEIEGALEAFSKKALNGEDAVEEDLLFHLAIAKAAGNSTLNTLMLMITPEIIINFEKHHVCDKKSSLIGIEEHSAIFKAIKEKNPTEVKEKMKLHFKNLYEYCYNVKI; this is encoded by the coding sequence ATGAAATTAGAAATACTAACAAAAATAGATCACATAGAAACTCAAAATTTAATTATTTCTAAAATAAGAGATTATATAAATTTTAAGAATTTAGAACCAGGAGATAAATTGCCATCTGAACGTATGATGTCTGAAAAGTTTGAGACCAGTAGAAATAATGTAAGAGAGGCAATTCAGCGGTTAGAGTTTTATGGTATTTTAAGATCAATTCCTCAAAGTGGAACTTTTGTTGCTAATATTGGTGTAACTGCTTTAAACGGTATTATAGACGGTGTTTTAAGGTTAGAACAACCAGATTTTAAATCACTTGTAGAAACTAGAATTTTGTTGGAGTTAAAAACTTCAAAATTAGCTGCTTTAAGAAGAACAGATGCGGATTTAAAAGAAATAGAAGGGGCATTAGAAGCATTTTCTAAAAAAGCACTTAACGGAGAAGATGCAGTGGAAGAAGATTTATTATTTCATTTAGCAATTGCTAAAGCTGCAGGTAATAGTACTTTAAATACCTTAATGTTAATGATAACACCTGAAATTATCATCAATTTTGAAAAACATCATGTGTGTGATAAAAAATCATCATTAATAGGTATTGAAGAGCATTCAGCTATTTTTAAAGCAATAAAAGAAAAGAACCCAACAGAAGTTAAAGAAAAAATGAAATTACATTTTAAGAATTTGTATGAGTATTGTTACAATGTTAAAATTTAA
- a CDS encoding polysaccharide lyase family 7 protein — protein MKHFRKEILSIFLLAFLTVNVACQAQKSSVSDSDVKIEKKKKKKNKVKLPMIDLSHWKVTLPVTNEKGRPYEIEPPKILKFAEIDVAKPYMYIDSTRGAIVFHAMPTASKTKNTKYTRSELREQMVPGDNNRNWTFAEGGYLKGKLAMAETTKDDEGKFHRTIIMQIHGRLTNEQRDLIGEDDNNAPPILKIYWDKGKIRVKSKVLKNIHATDEEILHEDAWGDDEGFNFEQKVGFRKFTLEVKVSEGKMVVILNGNEYKVYDDIHIKRWGVFENYFKAGNYFQSRDEGSFSTVRYYELEVSH, from the coding sequence ATGAAGCATTTCCGAAAAGAAATATTGAGTATATTTTTGTTAGCATTTCTAACTGTAAACGTTGCTTGTCAAGCACAGAAAAGTAGCGTTTCAGATTCGGATGTTAAAATTGAAAAGAAGAAAAAGAAGAAGAATAAGGTAAAACTTCCAATGATTGATTTAAGTCATTGGAAAGTTACCTTACCAGTTACAAATGAAAAAGGGAGACCTTATGAAATTGAACCTCCAAAAATTTTAAAATTTGCTGAAATAGATGTAGCAAAACCTTATATGTATATTGATTCTACAAGAGGAGCTATAGTTTTTCATGCAATGCCAACAGCATCTAAAACTAAAAATACGAAGTATACACGTTCAGAATTACGTGAGCAGATGGTGCCTGGAGATAATAATAGGAACTGGACTTTTGCAGAAGGTGGTTATTTGAAGGGAAAATTAGCGATGGCAGAAACCACAAAAGATGATGAAGGAAAATTTCATAGAACCATTATTATGCAAATTCATGGAAGGTTAACTAATGAACAACGCGATTTAATAGGTGAAGACGATAACAATGCTCCGCCAATATTAAAAATATATTGGGATAAAGGAAAAATACGTGTAAAGTCTAAAGTACTTAAAAATATACATGCTACCGATGAAGAAATACTTCATGAAGACGCTTGGGGAGATGATGAAGGTTTTAACTTTGAACAAAAAGTAGGTTTTAGAAAATTTACGTTAGAAGTTAAAGTAAGTGAAGGAAAAATGGTAGTGATATTAAATGGTAATGAATACAAAGTTTATGATGATATTCACATTAAACGTTGGGGTGTTTTTGAAAACTATTTTAAAGCTGGAAATTACTTTCAATCTAGAGATGAAGGGTCTTTTTCAACTGTAAGGTATTACGAATTAGAAGTAAGTCATTAA
- a CDS encoding PKD domain-containing protein has translation MVYKIIKKFNKSILVLLLMFLGLISCYDNGYEEFVPPTGNVNNIQPNTLFTTSTNPDNSLSMVFRSYSTDAASYLWDFGDGNTSTDANPDYTYEKGGLYTVKLTTTSSDNLIATDSSDVAPILVDFNHTSIDSEVTFENLTSGAASLVWDFGDGETVEWDAEDTEEDANFNPVHAYKTAETFSATLTATNHLGTEFSVTKNIEGLVLSTVPDFTFITRGFTAEFTDASILAVSYSWDFGDGNTSEEANPTHIYAGEGTYEVVLTTTNDAGVSKSISQFVPIGGIDPTFMAVVQNGTADDWTKNTSDNADAWDMTPNSTIEDNTGAEIASPYRAIWYNSELNDYIDATYGTNEQPGSSSDGAYVDGVKTRAVKLSNSSRRLYQVVAVEPGVEYTFTIDTRSEAEGINTEVFILNNEITTEVGLDMNPENDPSVDAYYNITNDFNSSKGSATENTFTTTTFRFTATANIVVIYVRALNAVDSSNEVFIDNIDIITPEASAGVDATFEAKTLNGTADDYQGETGDNADAWDMTPNSTVKDDVLGEIDSPYKAIWYNSALNDYIDATYGTNEQPGSSSDGTYVNGVKTRAVKLSNSSRRLYQVVAVEPGVEYTFTIDTRSEAEGINTEVFILNNEITTEVGLDMDPENDPSVDAYFNITNDFNPSKGSATENTFTTTTFTFTASSNIAVIYVRALNAVDGSNEVFIDNIDIITPGF, from the coding sequence ATGGTTTATAAAATAATTAAAAAATTCAATAAGAGTATTTTGGTACTGTTGTTAATGTTTTTAGGTTTAATATCATGTTATGATAATGGTTACGAAGAATTTGTACCACCAACTGGAAATGTAAACAATATACAACCTAATACGTTATTTACAACAAGTACTAACCCAGATAATAGTTTATCAATGGTATTTAGAAGCTACTCAACAGATGCTGCTTCTTATTTATGGGATTTTGGAGATGGTAATACATCTACAGATGCTAATCCAGACTATACATATGAAAAAGGTGGGTTATATACTGTTAAATTAACAACAACAAGTTCAGATAATTTAATAGCAACAGACTCTTCAGATGTGGCACCTATTTTAGTTGATTTTAATCATACTTCTATAGATTCAGAAGTTACTTTTGAAAACCTTACTTCTGGTGCGGCTAGTTTAGTTTGGGATTTTGGAGACGGAGAAACTGTAGAATGGGATGCTGAAGATACAGAGGAAGATGCGAACTTTAACCCTGTACATGCATATAAAACAGCTGAAACTTTTAGTGCTACTTTAACCGCAACTAATCATTTAGGTACAGAGTTTTCTGTAACAAAGAATATTGAAGGATTAGTATTGTCTACAGTTCCAGATTTTACATTTATAACTAGAGGATTTACAGCTGAATTTACAGATGCTTCTATTTTAGCAGTTTCATATAGTTGGGACTTTGGAGATGGAAATACGTCAGAAGAAGCTAATCCAACACATATTTACGCTGGTGAGGGAACTTATGAAGTAGTTTTAACTACAACTAACGATGCAGGTGTATCTAAGAGTATTTCACAATTTGTTCCAATTGGAGGAATAGATCCTACATTTATGGCGGTTGTTCAAAATGGTACAGCTGATGATTGGACTAAAAATACTAGTGATAATGCTGATGCTTGGGATATGACTCCTAATAGTACTATTGAAGATAACACAGGTGCGGAGATTGCTAGTCCTTATAGAGCTATTTGGTATAATTCAGAATTAAACGATTATATCGATGCTACTTACGGTACTAATGAACAACCAGGATCATCAAGTGATGGTGCGTATGTTGATGGAGTTAAAACAAGAGCTGTTAAGCTTTCTAACAGTAGTCGTCGTTTATATCAAGTTGTAGCAGTAGAGCCAGGAGTTGAATATACGTTTACTATTGATACACGTTCTGAAGCAGAAGGAATTAATACAGAAGTATTTATTTTAAATAATGAAATTACTACTGAAGTAGGTTTAGATATGAATCCTGAAAATGATCCATCTGTAGATGCTTATTATAATATTACAAATGATTTCAATTCAAGTAAAGGGTCAGCAACTGAGAACACATTTACTACAACTACTTTTAGGTTTACAGCAACTGCAAATATTGTTGTAATTTATGTAAGAGCATTAAATGCTGTTGATAGTAGTAATGAAGTATTTATTGATAATATTGATATTATTACGCCAGAAGCTAGTGCTGGAGTTGATGCAACTTTTGAAGCTAAAACCTTAAATGGTACAGCTGATGATTATCAAGGTGAAACAGGTGATAATGCTGATGCTTGGGATATGACACCTAATAGTACGGTAAAAGATGATGTACTAGGTGAAATTGATAGTCCTTATAAAGCTATTTGGTATAATTCAGCATTAAACGATTATATAGATGCTACTTACGGTACTAATGAACAACCAGGATCATCAAGTGATGGTACGTATGTTAATGGTGTTAAAACAAGAGCTGTTAAGCTTTCTAATAGTAGTCGTCGTTTATATCAAGTTGTAGCAGTAGAGCCAGGAGTTGAATATACGTTTACTATTGATACACGTTCTGAAGCAGAAGGAATTAATACAGAAGTATTTATTTTAAATAATGAAATTACTACGGAAGTAGGTTTAGATATGGATCCTGAAAATGATCCTTCTGTAGACGCGTATTTTAATATTACAAATGATTTCAATCCAAGTAAAGGTTCTGCAACTGAGAATACATTTACAACAACTACATTTACATTCACAGCATCGTCAAATATTGCTGTAATTTATGTGAGAGCATTAAATGCTGTTGATGGTAGTAATGAGGTATTTATAGATAATATAGATATTATTACTCCAGGATTTTAA
- a CDS encoding apolipoprotein A1/A4/E family protein, whose protein sequence is MNKYLFKIKYIVLVTFVSLTSCVNDDLADVGDLEDITGPTPFYNVTDITTSEFDCSDVELEANYEFNFQAGSNLAVNGIYYEWKVSPSEGIELINKDLPILEKSIEGELATVTALEDAISKLEFKLPCTVDEAKAAVLEAQIADLEAQLETAKASLTDETLQNVSNLESQIATLPAATLQDREIIVSFPGPGEYTVGLTVTDNLGKSDYIEKTITVNQVVPTIPIPEIGEPSFDDGTLFDGTGDGRDSWRAPSSSKWGSVFQINTKSELGVLPDGYQAAKFPSDGSRVGYQEIEVTPGATYVLTYFSELDTNNIGEVTVSIISPNATTLDEAKLEANIIASRTESSVGRVDDVFKKHAITFEAGEYEKVIILLTNSGTECRLDAFDITVKQ, encoded by the coding sequence ATGAATAAATATTTGTTTAAAATAAAATATATAGTTTTAGTTACATTTGTATCTTTAACTTCTTGTGTCAATGATGACTTGGCTGATGTAGGTGATTTAGAAGATATAACAGGGCCTACGCCGTTTTATAACGTAACCGATATTACTACTTCAGAATTTGATTGTAGCGATGTTGAATTAGAAGCTAACTATGAGTTTAATTTTCAAGCTGGTTCAAATTTAGCAGTAAATGGTATATATTATGAATGGAAAGTTTCACCTTCAGAAGGTATTGAATTAATAAATAAAGATTTACCTATTCTTGAAAAATCTATAGAAGGTGAATTAGCTACTGTTACAGCATTAGAAGATGCAATTTCTAAATTAGAATTTAAATTGCCGTGTACTGTAGATGAAGCTAAAGCTGCGGTGTTAGAAGCGCAAATAGCTGATTTAGAAGCGCAATTAGAAACAGCAAAAGCAAGTCTTACAGATGAAACTTTGCAAAATGTATCTAATTTAGAAAGTCAAATAGCAACTTTACCAGCGGCAACTTTACAAGATAGAGAAATAATAGTTTCTTTTCCAGGTCCAGGTGAATATACTGTGGGCTTAACTGTAACCGATAACCTTGGTAAATCAGATTATATAGAAAAAACAATTACAGTAAATCAAGTTGTGCCAACAATTCCAATTCCTGAAATTGGTGAGCCAAGTTTTGATGATGGTACTTTGTTTGATGGTACTGGAGACGGTAGAGACTCTTGGAGAGCTCCTAGTAGTTCTAAATGGGGGTCAGTTTTTCAAATTAACACAAAATCTGAGTTAGGTGTTTTACCTGACGGTTATCAAGCTGCTAAATTCCCTTCAGATGGATCTAGAGTTGGGTATCAAGAAATTGAAGTAACACCAGGAGCAACCTATGTGTTAACTTACTTTAGTGAGTTAGATACTAATAATATAGGTGAAGTTACCGTATCAATAATTAGCCCTAATGCAACAACACTTGATGAAGCAAAATTAGAAGCAAATATTATAGCTTCTAGAACAGAAAGTTCTGTAGGAAGAGTTGATGATGTATTTAAAAAACACGCAATTACCTTTGAAGCTGGTGAATATGAAAAAGTAATTATTTTACTTACTAATTCAGGTACAGAGTGTAGATTAGATGCATTTGATATAACAGTAAAACAATAA
- a CDS encoding RagB/SusD family nutrient uptake outer membrane protein → MRNIYKNIIVCFSLMALFVSCEEELDLSNPTALSIEELLQTDNGFQLLSNGVLDAYQKVPANEFLLIELRSDNVRANTENGNYPAINAYNVDPNNGDVATYYSNNMSTIKHANTIIENRFLAPESQQYTVGEAYFMRALCHFNLVRAYQNVPYVDKVLDINTEEARDFPQLPESEVYERIIDDFKTSIAYLDGVEQNRYRPSKGAAISLAAKAYLSQPNPNYSEAELLLASIVENSGAYNYNLLFTERSNASQFEFNADPTDASVDLLTDAEYYANLVIDYGHVFGNSISGGFSDGVLDGSWSNNSAYEINNEIIFSIAYELVSSDNYTTSDSGLDDQVETDSESHSFAMTLQGPSNGVNIASLDFLEVMNPELQPVRFYASIDALSYNPTLETNDTFNAKFPTDGEIGDNDWIVLRYADVLLLYAESILGNNDSTTDPRAVEAFNKVRARAGLEEVANLTKQALLDERRVEFVYENQRLYDLIRFGQADNVLTEFSNENSLFYAPGKKYLPFPQREIDNLPNFYNQNSGY, encoded by the coding sequence ATGAGAAATATATATAAAAATATAATAGTTTGTTTTTCTCTTATGGCTTTATTTGTAAGTTGTGAAGAAGAACTAGATCTAAGTAACCCTACGGCACTTTCTATAGAAGAGTTATTACAAACAGATAATGGATTTCAATTATTATCTAATGGAGTTTTAGATGCTTATCAAAAAGTTCCAGCTAATGAGTTTTTACTAATAGAATTAAGATCGGATAATGTAAGGGCTAATACAGAAAATGGAAATTATCCAGCAATTAATGCATACAATGTAGATCCAAATAATGGAGATGTAGCAACGTATTATTCTAATAATATGTCTACCATTAAACATGCAAATACAATTATAGAGAATCGTTTTTTAGCACCAGAAAGTCAACAATATACAGTTGGTGAAGCTTATTTTATGAGAGCTTTATGTCACTTTAATTTAGTTAGAGCATATCAAAACGTTCCTTATGTAGATAAAGTTTTAGACATAAATACAGAAGAGGCTAGAGATTTTCCTCAGTTACCAGAAAGTGAAGTTTATGAAAGAATTATAGATGATTTTAAAACTTCTATTGCTTATTTAGATGGTGTAGAACAAAATAGATACAGACCTTCTAAAGGTGCTGCTATAAGTTTAGCAGCTAAAGCATATTTAAGTCAGCCAAATCCAAATTATTCTGAAGCAGAATTGTTATTAGCTTCAATTGTTGAAAATAGTGGAGCTTATAATTATAACTTATTATTTACAGAAAGAAGCAATGCTTCACAGTTTGAATTTAATGCAGACCCTACTGATGCTTCTGTAGATCTTTTAACAGATGCAGAATATTATGCTAACTTAGTTATAGATTATGGACACGTATTTGGTAATTCAATTTCAGGTGGATTTTCTGATGGAGTACTTGATGGTTCTTGGTCAAACAATTCTGCATATGAGATTAATAATGAAATAATTTTTTCAATAGCATACGAATTAGTTAGTAGTGATAATTATACAACTAGTGATAGTGGTTTAGATGATCAAGTAGAAACAGATTCAGAATCACATAGTTTTGCTATGACATTGCAAGGGCCATCAAATGGTGTAAATATTGCATCGCTTGATTTTTTAGAAGTGATGAATCCAGAATTACAACCAGTAAGATTTTATGCTAGTATTGATGCTTTATCTTACAATCCTACGCTTGAAACAAATGATACGTTTAATGCTAAATTCCCAACTGATGGTGAAATTGGTGATAACGATTGGATTGTTTTAAGATATGCTGATGTGTTGTTGTTGTACGCTGAATCTATTTTAGGAAATAATGATAGTACTACAGACCCAAGAGCTGTTGAAGCTTTTAATAAAGTAAGAGCTAGAGCAGGACTTGAAGAAGTTGCAAATTTAACTAAGCAAGCTTTATTAGATGAAAGAAGAGTTGAGTTTGTATATGAAAATCAACGTCTGTATGACTTAATTAGATTTGGTCAAGCAGATAATGTGTTGACGGAATTTTCTAATGAAAATAGTTTATTTTATGCTCCAGGGAAAAAATACCTTCCTTTCCCTCAAAGAGAAATAGACAATTTACCTAATTTTTATAATCAAAATAGCGGATACTAA